The Deltaproteobacteria bacterium genome includes the window TTTTCACCTGTTGGTCACTATTCCTCGGGAACGACGTTGCTGTCTGGGCAACAAGCGCTCCACACGTACACTGTAACTGCGACTTTCCCGTGCTGGCTGCCGGCATCTCAAGTGAAGCCTGACACACATCACACTGAACTTGCATGGTCTTTCCCCCTGTTTGTCACGGTATCGTCACTCCGCTGCAAGACCTTCCACTTTGGAGTGCAGCGATCTCTGACTGCAATGATTGTTTGTAGGACTATCGGAACTACTTGCGAAGACTGTATCGGCAGTAGTCAGTCGATCAGGAACATGTCAGACTGCAGCAGGAATTTGGTGAGGGACTAGCAAAAAGGGGGACGTGATGAGGAAGGGCATATGGGCAAAAGCCGTGAACATTGCCCTACTTACAGTTTTGCTCGGGGGACTTACGGGAAGTGCACTCGCTGCAGCGGAGAAGAAAAAGCGCGCGACGCAAGCAAAGGACTCAGCTCAACAGATAACCCACGGTGTTGCCGTTGGAGATGTGACTGCCTCTAGCGCAGTCATTTGGGCACGCGCGAGTGGCGAGGGCATGCTTCGCGTCGCGGTCCAGCGTGAGGACGGTTCGCGGGGGACTACACTCCGTCGTGAGGCTCCTGTGACGGCAGCGCATGATTTTGCTGGTCGGATTGTTGTTGCGGGTCTCACTCCTGATACATCGTATCGTTACACGGTGTCGGTTTCTGGTGGTCCAACAGAAGAAGGGCGCTTCCGCACCGCTCCTGCACCGACACAAGCGAAAGCGTTCCGCTTCGCGTGGAGTGGCGACCTTGGTAGTGGTGTCTGCCGTGATCAACAAGAAGGGTATGGTATATTTCAAGCGATCAACCGTGAGCCGCTCGATTTCTTTCTCGCTCTCGGTGATATGATTTATGCAGATTTCACCTGCGAAGCCACAGGCCTCTATGGCAATGCGCAGGTCCCAGGCGAGTTTGGTCCTTCGGCTGATATGCCGAACTACTGGGCCCACTGGCGTTACAATCGCGAGGATGCGGGTTATCGTCAGATGCTGGCACGGATGCCGTACTACGCGATCTGGGATGATCACGAAGTCAGCAACGATTTCGGCCCGCTGCACGTTGCGCCAGGGCCGATCAAGGATAGCGAGAAGCCCATGATTGGCCTCGGGTTGGCGGCATTTCTTGACTACAACCCAATCATGGAACACGCAGAAACACCGAAACGGATTTATCGCAATTTTCGTTGGGGTAAGCATCTCGAACTGATTATTCTTGATACGCGGCAGTATCGTGACGCGAACTTCGCTCCTGATGATCTGAAGACGCCAAAGTCGATGCTTGGGCGTGAACAACTGATCTGGTTAAAAGACACCCTCGAACGTTCCGATGCGACCTGGAAAGTGATTGTCTCCAGTGTGCCAATGTCGGTGCCGACAGGAGTTAATCCACAAGTTCCCAAAGAAGAGGTTGCTGCCTTCATGCAGGTCACCGGTCTCGACAAAATCCTTCCTCATCTGAATCGGTCAGGCGGGATCGATAGTTGGGCAAATTACGAACAAGGTGCGGGGTTCGAGCAAGAACTCACGGATATCTTACGTTTCATGCAGCAGCGCAGAATCAATAATAACGTCTGGCTCACGACGGACGTACATTTTGCGGCGGCATTTCGCTACACGCCGTTCGCTGAGACGCCCTCGTTCCAACCGCGTGAGTACATTGCTGGTCCACTCAGCGCATTGCTCTTTCCCAACCGACTCTATGACTCGACGCTCGGTACAGAGCAGTTGTTTTTCTACGGTGCAGAGAAATTTACTGATATCCGTAGTTATGATGCCGCCAAGCCGTGGTTCAATTATGGTACCGTCGCGGTCGATGAAGCTGGTCACTTGACGGTAGAAATTCACAAAGTTGATGGGACGGTTGTGTATCGGGAGACGTTACGCCCATCACCATAAGTGAATAAAAATTCTTTGTGACTCGTGCCACAACCAAAAAGGAGGGAGAGACGTGCAAGGACTCGAAGGCATGAAGGTCTTGGAACTTGGCAATATGGTGTCAGCCGCGTACGCGACCAAGCTCATGGCTGATCTTGGTGCTGATGTCCTCAAAGTCGAAGAGCCCGGCGGTGACCAGGCTCGTCAACGAGGACCGTTTCCGCGTGGTGCCGCTAATCCGGAGCAGAGCGGCCTATTTCTCGCGCTCAACACCAATAAACGCGGCGTGACGCTGGATCTGCAAAGGGATCGCGCGTCACTTGCTCGTCTGATCGGCTGGGCTGATATTCTGGTCCACAATTATGCTCCAGCCCACATGACAGAGTTCGGCATTCACTACGAGACTTTTTGTGAGGCGAATCCACGCCTGGTTGTGTGTTCGATCACCCCATTTGGGTTAACTGGGCCTTACAAAGACTACAAAGCCTATGAACTGACGATGTCGCACGGCGGAGGGTGGGCATGGCTCAGCCCAGGCGGGTCAGACCATCCAGAGCTGCCACCACTCAAGGCTGCCGGACATCAAGCCGATTTTCAGGGCGGCTTAGCGGCTGCAACTGCAACCCTCGCTGCCTATACTCGCGCATTGCAGACTGGTCAGGGTGAACATATCGACTTTTCGGTGCAGGCGTATGTTGCTTCATTTTTGGAGCACCATTTCATTACCTACTCTTTTCTTGGTCGCATTAACTCACGGTTAGGACGGCGGCTCCAAGATCCGTGGGGAATTTTCGCTTGTCAGGACGGGGACATTTTCATTGCTGTGGCAGAAGAAGATCAATGGCAGCGGTTGCTGAAGTTGATGAGAAACCCGTCGTGGGCGACGGCAGAGCTGTTTGGTGACTTCATGCTGCGGACCAAAAACCAGCACTTGTTGAAGCCGCGCCTGAAAGAATGGGCGCAACAGTGGCGGGTGATGGACCTCTTCCATGCTGGACAAGCGCAGCGTTTGTGTGTGGCTCCGGTGCTGACCATGGAACAAATGGCGGCACAGGAGCAACTCCGCTCACGCCACTTTTTTGTTGATGTCACTCATCCTCGTGCTGGAACGCTCCCCTATCTTGGTCCGCCGTATCAGCTGCGTGAACCCTGGTGGCAGATTCGTCGTCCGGCACCGCTGCTTGGCGAACATAACGAAGAGATAAAAAGTGAGACGAGCGGCTGGAGACTGGAGACTCGGCCCTCCTCCTCAAGCCCCAAGCCTCTTGCCTCTCGCCGTACTCTTCCCCTTGAAGGCGTTCGTGTGGCCGATTTCAGTTGGGTCTGGGCCGGACCGTTCTGCACTATGCATCTTGCTCATCTGGGAGCGGAGGTCATCAAGATCGAATCTCGCAGTCATCTCGATCTCACACGCCGTCTACCGTTGTACCCCAAGGGCGTAGCACCAGGAATCGACCGCAACGGTTTGTTCAATCAATGGAGTCAAGGAAAGAAAAGCGTCAGCGTGAATTTGACCAAAGCTGAAGGCATTGCCATCGCCAAAGAGCTGATCGCGAAAAGTGATGTCGTAGTCGATAATTTTGCGACTGGCGTGATGGAGCGATTAGGCCTCAGTTATGATGAACTCAAGAAGATTAATCCTAATATCATTATGGCCTCGATCTCTGGTTATGGTCATACGGGACCGCACAAGAATTACATGGCCTATGGTCCGGCTATTGCACCACTGACGGGCCTGTCGTCGTTGACAGGATATGCAGGGAGCCCGCCCCAGGAAGTAGGCCTGTCGTATGGTGATCCGAACGCAGGGATCAATGCAGCAGTGGCTATCTGTGCGGCCTTGGCTGCACGGCAACGTACTGGCCGCGGTCAATACATCGACATCTCGTTATGGGAAGCCGTCGCTGCCTTAGTGCCTGAGGGCTGGATGGATTATGCGATGAACGGTACGCAGCCGCCACGGCAAGGCAACCGAGACCCAGTGATGGCGCCGCACAACTGTTTCCGCTGTGCAGGAGACGATGAATGGGTCTCGATTGCCTGTGGTACGGAGGGCGAGTGGCAAGCCTTGTGTCGAGCCATTGGCCAGCCGCAACTCGTTAACGACAAACGTTTCGTCACTATGCGCGATCGCAAAGCAAACGAAGACGCATTGGATCAACTGCTTACGACATGGACCGAAACACGAAACAAATGGGAGGTGACGCGTCTCCTCCAGGATGCAGGAGTGGCTGCCTTTCCGTCGATGAATTGTAAAGATCTTGCTGAAGATGGTCACCTCAATGAACGTGAATTCTTTTCACGCCTGGCCCATCCCGAGATTGGCGTACAGACGCACACCGGGATTCCCTGGCGTTTGCACAATGCGCCCAATGGCGTGCGCTTGCCCGCTCCGATGTTAGGTCAACACACTGACCAGGTTATGCGTGAAATTCTCAATTACTCTGAGCAAAAGATTGCCCAGTTGCAGGCGGAGAAGGTGTTATATTAGGTACCACTTTGGAGAACCAAGGTGATCTGGGCGTGTCATTACTGAGCGAAGCAAAGAAGCTCTCTTCAATTTTTGCTGGAGGGGATAAGTGAAAAGGGCGCAGTCTGTTGCGCCCTTGCAGTTTTGCAACTTATGACGTGATCGCGGTATTCACCTGCGGCACGCGTTTGAGCAATGCTTGTGGATCATGCGCGACACCACCGCGATAGACTGTCGTGAGCTTGCGCAGTTCGCGGACATCGCGGAGTGGGTCACCATCAACAACGAGGAAATCCGCATAGCGACCTGTGACAATACTGCCAATGTCATCAGCGCGCCGGATATACTTCGCGGCTACCGAGGTGACGGATTTCAATGCAGCCATTGCGCCAATTGATTCGCTCAGCAGTTCAATTTCCCGTAGCAGAGCGAACCCTGGCGGTGGATAGGCGAGTCCGCCGCAGTCAGTGCCACCCACAATGAGACCGCCGGCATCATGTAGCATACGTGTCACTTCTTGATGTTTTTCTAAGACTTTCGTCGCAGCAGTAGGCTCAAACAGCCCAGGATGAATGTCCCAGTCGGGTCGTTCTCCGATGTGCGACGCCATGGCCTTCTGACGAGCGAGCGCCATTGGCGGAATATAGCGACGGTCAGGGTCTTGCATCGCTGCTTCTCGTCCACAGCGTGCAATCCATAGTAAATCGAGCGTGGTTCCCATATTCACTTGATGTTTGATCATCTCCTCGAACCAAGTCTGTGCACGCTTCCCTTTCACGTCGACTTCTTCCCAACCTTTGTTCAATTGTTGCCAGAACCCTGCGTTCATCATAGTAGCGCCGACACCGAACTGCATTTCCAGCGCGCAGAAGTCGTTGTATGGCGAGATCCATACGTGTTCGAGGCCATCGATGCCTGCTCTAATCACGTCGAGTGAGTGGGTATAGCCGAGATGTCCAGTGACCGGGACACGTTTGTCGACAAAACGAATGACCTCCTTCGAGGTCTCTGGTGGCAAGGTGAAATAGAGCTTGATACCATCGACACCGGCGGCAAGCAGAGAACCAATCTTTTGTGGCACTGCTTCAGGCGATGGAATGGAATCGAGCA containing:
- a CDS encoding amidohydrolase family protein, encoding MAQTTVFKNARLIDGVANQPRSGVSIVVNGERISAIENDPIPTPAGAHEVDLKGKTVLPGLIDTHVHATFVDRESLPLFLAAGVTTVRDVGAKLEKAKQLRQDLNSGATLGPRMLIYGPLLDGPTSSFEPYGPLGEMLDSIPSPEAVPQKIGSLLAAGVDGIKLYFTLPPETSKEVIRFVDKRVPVTGHLGYTHSLDVIRAGIDGLEHVWISPYNDFCALEMQFGVGATMMNAGFWQQLNKGWEEVDVKGKRAQTWFEEMIKHQVNMGTTLDLLWIARCGREAAMQDPDRRYIPPMALARQKAMASHIGERPDWDIHPGLFEPTAATKVLEKHQEVTRMLHDAGGLIVGGTDCGGLAYPPPGFALLREIELLSESIGAMAALKSVTSVAAKYIRRADDIGSIVTGRYADFLVVDGDPLRDVRELRKLTTVYRGGVAHDPQALLKRVPQVNTAITS
- a CDS encoding CoA transferase, with translation MQGLEGMKVLELGNMVSAAYATKLMADLGADVLKVEEPGGDQARQRGPFPRGAANPEQSGLFLALNTNKRGVTLDLQRDRASLARLIGWADILVHNYAPAHMTEFGIHYETFCEANPRLVVCSITPFGLTGPYKDYKAYELTMSHGGGWAWLSPGGSDHPELPPLKAAGHQADFQGGLAAATATLAAYTRALQTGQGEHIDFSVQAYVASFLEHHFITYSFLGRINSRLGRRLQDPWGIFACQDGDIFIAVAEEDQWQRLLKLMRNPSWATAELFGDFMLRTKNQHLLKPRLKEWAQQWRVMDLFHAGQAQRLCVAPVLTMEQMAAQEQLRSRHFFVDVTHPRAGTLPYLGPPYQLREPWWQIRRPAPLLGEHNEEIKSETSGWRLETRPSSSSPKPLASRRTLPLEGVRVADFSWVWAGPFCTMHLAHLGAEVIKIESRSHLDLTRRLPLYPKGVAPGIDRNGLFNQWSQGKKSVSVNLTKAEGIAIAKELIAKSDVVVDNFATGVMERLGLSYDELKKINPNIIMASISGYGHTGPHKNYMAYGPAIAPLTGLSSLTGYAGSPPQEVGLSYGDPNAGINAAVAICAALAARQRTGRGQYIDISLWEAVAALVPEGWMDYAMNGTQPPRQGNRDPVMAPHNCFRCAGDDEWVSIACGTEGEWQALCRAIGQPQLVNDKRFVTMRDRKANEDALDQLLTTWTETRNKWEVTRLLQDAGVAAFPSMNCKDLAEDGHLNEREFFSRLAHPEIGVQTHTGIPWRLHNAPNGVRLPAPMLGQHTDQVMREILNYSEQKIAQLQAEKVLY